One segment of Candidatus Neomarinimicrobiota bacterium DNA contains the following:
- a CDS encoding ketoacyl-ACP synthase III, giving the protein MKAKITTTSRYLPERVLSNFDLEKMVDTSDEWIRSRTGIEKRHLVGEGEATSHMCTQIANSLLKKSGKAPEEIDLILVATSTPDYLIVSTAALVQDKIGAKNAWGYDIVAACTGFLYALETGAKMVESGQYKNVIVIGADTMSSIIDYTDRNTCVIFGDGGGGVLLEPTEKNDGILDSILHTDGSGSKFLTVPGGGSLHPASKDTVDKKMHYVYQDGKIVFKFAVKNMASVSKQILDDNSLSGDDIKLFIPHQANRRIIDAAAKRCGLKEEQVFVNINRYGNTTAGTIPIALDEACELGRLENGDLLLLAAFGGGFTWGSMLIRWGN; this is encoded by the coding sequence TTGAAAGCAAAAATCACAACTACATCACGATATTTGCCAGAACGTGTTCTTTCCAACTTCGATCTTGAGAAAATGGTAGATACCTCTGATGAGTGGATCCGTTCACGTACAGGAATTGAGAAAAGACACTTAGTTGGTGAAGGTGAAGCAACGTCACATATGTGCACCCAAATTGCTAACTCATTATTGAAAAAATCAGGAAAAGCACCGGAGGAGATTGACCTAATTCTCGTAGCCACTAGTACCCCGGATTACCTTATTGTCTCTACGGCAGCGTTAGTTCAGGATAAAATTGGTGCAAAAAATGCATGGGGATACGATATAGTTGCCGCTTGCACAGGCTTTCTTTATGCTTTGGAAACCGGTGCAAAAATGGTTGAATCCGGTCAATATAAAAATGTTATCGTTATCGGTGCAGACACCATGAGTTCCATTATTGATTATACCGATCGTAATACTTGTGTTATCTTTGGTGATGGCGGTGGCGGAGTACTCCTTGAACCAACAGAAAAAAATGACGGTATCTTGGACTCAATTTTGCATACCGATGGAAGTGGAAGTAAATTTTTAACTGTTCCTGGTGGTGGAAGTCTTCATCCTGCTTCCAAAGATACAGTGGATAAAAAAATGCATTACGTTTACCAAGATGGAAAAATAGTATTCAAATTTGCTGTAAAGAATATGGCTAGCGTTAGTAAACAAATCCTCGATGACAATAGCCTATCTGGGGACGATATTAAACTGTTTATTCCCCACCAGGCAAATCGTCGAATCATTGATGCCGCGGCTAAAAGATGTGGGTTAAAAGAAGAACAAGTATTTGTCAATATAAACAGGTATGGTAATACAACTGCCGGGACAATTCCCATTGCATTGGATGAAGCTTGCGAATTGGGTCGTCTTGAGAATGGCGATCTTTTATTACTGGCCGCATTTGGTGGTGGGTTCACTTGGGGTTCCATGTTAATCCGTTGGGGGAATTAA